The DNA window tacaaaatatttattatttatgaatattttaaatatcaagTATATTTACTTATCTatctcaatttttaataatatataaatatatatgatttgtaggatttgtttatattcaaataagagtcaactaatttatttttttaatattttataatattaaataaaataatatttaaaataaaaaattatttaaatttaaataatttgaatgaaaaattttttttgtttatattaaaaaaattataattcttttgataaaataaataaataatttaattagtttataacCTAGTATTAAAATGAGACAGAAAAAAatatggattatatatatatatatatatatatatatatatatatatatataaattaacactATAACAGTTAAATGTGAGAGATTAATTgagttaattttgttttaatagtatatatatatttatatgaactCTTCATAATTTATAGGTTTAAATGAGCTAACAAGtacaaatataagtttaaatgaaatatattcttttctaaatttaacaaaaaaaaaaaaatcaattaaatatttgtccCAATAAagcatataaaaattaaatggcAATCATATGAATAATGGGGACTACACTCTCCAACTAAAAGTGTCAAGATGAAATGTTAATGCATGAAACGGTCTCTATTGTCCTATTCTCAATTGTTTATCTGACTTTATGTGAccaaatgattaaatttaatcCGTTTTACCCGATACATATTaagtttgttatatatttatttgatcctTAATTTAAaccataatatttattaatacataacttaactaatttttaagtaaaataattgatggttcaaattattattaatgagaATATCTATGAAACTGATAAAATAAGTgaaatagttatttttattatatatagtatatcaaaatatgaataagagaaaaaattaagCAGATGGTTACACAGAAAATAGAAAGaggtaaaatatttttggtttccGTATCTAATCTACCAGCAAATTTAATTATCTCCGTCCGTCCAAATGAATGGTCAATAATTTCTTAATTGTTTAAACTTGGATTTTGTTAGGGTGATAGCATTTGAATTAGGCCATCTCTTTcatttatattcattaatattatatataatataactaactaatcaactaaattaagttatttttattaaaattaatattaaattattatacatctctatattatttttaagagtgttagaaaatattaaaaaataaaaacgatAAAATGGATTGacataataaatgtattttttttttttttttttttttgttattaatgcAAACAACATTCATAATTATCATCCATTATAACAAACAATTTTAATGGTAGGATATGGACGGTAACAAATGCATTTAACAAGGATACGTGCACACACATGTATCCCATTAGACATCTACCGCGAGCAAAATTTCCCTTCGCTTTTTTGCAGCTAGATATGCATTGGCTCAGCGCACAACGGTTTGACGAAGAAATTTCAAACTGACAAGTACCTCTTCTTGCAATCACTTCTTCTGCGTTGCTAGCTGCATTAAATATTGCCTTAATACTTATTATATTTGTGACATAactttttatacataaaaatctTTCAAAAGGATAAAACTCATTTCAAATGTTACACAAaactttgatatatataaatctaatattaaaatgtattaaccTAATCATATCCATATAAAGTGAAAGATGTATAAAGAGCTAAAGATTAGGTGTTGATAATGCCAAGTAAGTAGAGAaaaggttttttcaaaaatatatattgtccTTGCAATAacatttcaaaatgaaaatggCCTAAATTTTCAAATGATTACATAATGAATTGATGTAAAACATAGTTGTAAATGCTCTATATATAGCTTGAACATTTCAGTAATAATTAACTCATAAGTTAATGTTTACAAAAGACATTTTAATTAGtctatttaattagtttaggtatttgataaataacaatccttatttttttattaacatcaTATTATGAGTCCAAATATCGTACCTACAAAGAAGATAAATACAAGCATCATGAAAACATATTGATTCTTCATTTTGAGTTAATTGATAATGCTAATGGCTTGACAAATTAAATGGGTACAAGTACAATCCAATATATATAAGGAAGAAAAAGTGATCTATGTATTCTTCTACAAGTAATTAAAAATGATGACATATTCCAAACtgaaagatttttaaaataatatttaattcaagaTGCATCGTCCTTTCCAATGGGCCTGAAATTATGGTAATCCCTACCAAGGATTTTGGCAATATATCCTAAAACttattcttttctttattttattttcttttatttttaagaatgataacttttttcattattttttacatcTTCTAAAgtaatatagaaatatataataattaatgttaaaattaattagttagttaatttaccttaattaaaattaaacataatagattaaataattaaaattaacaataacattaaaataaaataaaatatatttcttaaaaatacaatttatattgacttgtcaaaaaaaatttattcttaaGTGACTtgataatttcattttcatagtTGTTAATTCAACTTTtgagttaataatttatatcaagTTTGTAACGTAATgtcaattcaaataattaacctatagtgttaaaaaattataaataacttttcataaaattgagaatttaaaaaactcattctgttagattttttaatttttgttgtaatgagtttttatgtgtttttcatgttaattttaaagttgtaaAAAGAATGGTTATACTTTTAGTTATTAcgaattaacattaattatagggaaaaaaaaaaaatatatatatatatatatatttatttgtacaactaaatcatattatatatattattaaaattttatttataagtatgtAATTCTACCAGTAAGacctaaatatttattatattatataaataataattgaaatttaaatatatatatatatattaaaatataaataattaaattataaaaataataatttaaaatatatatcaaaatatatttaatcaaatttataaaaattataatttaaatatatatttaaaatataaataatcaaatttataaaaatattaatttaaatattttaataaaaataataatttaaatattttaataaaatactaatttaatatatataataataaatttaaatgtaaataaaaaaaattgtttataaatgaatgaatgaatgagaaATGCTATTTTGATAATTGATTCATGCTATAGATATGGGTTAAGCCCAGcccaacaattttttttttatatttattattatgtttttattattattattatatagagaGAGGAGTGATAGTGGAGGGAATTTGAGAAAGAGAAtgggagagaatgatgtgtcactacatcactgattgaaaaaatgataaaaagtgaggagagagaagagaaagaaattttgttatttttttgactaatcaaattaggccacatcattctctccccattttctttctcaaattctctctcccaatcatttctcatatatatatatatttatatataattaagtattttatttaaaaaaataatagttatatattattattatttatatatatatataattaagtattttatattaggcaatttaaaaaattatatattttaatataaaatgaattaaaaaataataataagtaaataacattataaaaaaaaaattatttatagaattaattatatttatttatttaaataaataataacttttttttaaatataatttgttttttaaaaataaaatcgtatAGAATAgtaaatcgaaattatttataaattcctAAAATcgtattatcgtaaatttaaaattataagtgttttcGTTAACCTAATatgaaattgtaaaattttaagagttaactcaAGATTTTAACAATCTTGATCCTAATAATGGAGGATATTTATTagcttattattatatatatatatatatatatataataattatattagtttaatagggttagtttgataaaaaaaaaataaattaaaatctattgtaaaaaaatatttttgtctttttaaatCTACCTTAACTCTAATTTTAAATCTAGAACCTACTTGTAacctacacaaaataataagaccgactaactttttttattatctgaATTAGTTTCCTCGTTTTCTTTTAGAGAACAATTTAGTCATTTATTAACACTATTTGTTTGAAGTGTCGTAGCTGATATAGTGGTCAAACATTAATCATGTGTAATATCCTCAATAATATCTATTTGTGTTACAACTAGAGTTGTCATATCCTGCACAAGTGTAATACGAGGAGGTCGGGAAGGTTgatattcttttttttcaacttttttttttgttatttttgttttactattttttttttcaattttattgttttgtttaaataattttatttaaattaaattcctTAAAAAAAGAGCCATTTAAATAGTGATGATCACTCTTGGATGGCTAAATGATTTTAACATTGCATTTACTTTGTACTACTTTTGCTATCAAAAGGGTTATAACAATATTTGGTTGTTGTTTCCttacatattaatttatttatgttttgctAACAGCtattttgatttcatatttaatatttgtaagtTTTTAAGTTGgtatctataaatataaatactatATATGCTAAGACCAGTCAACGAAGCAAAGGTTACCTTGAATCACCAATATAAGTGATTAGTGAACCCTTTCTCCCAAGACAACCTTCTCTTTGGAAGGTAGTAaaggaattgaagaaaatatccGTTAAACGATTCGGtttatacactaaaatatacaattaaacCGTTAAAATTAGTTTGAGAAAATTTCAAACCATAAATTTTGGTTTGGTGGTTAAAAGATCGATATTATtcttacattaaaaattattcttaaacaATGCAAttatacttataatttattttagaaaacaaatatcagttatataaatatatatatttttaaatatgtatattatatttcaGTGACCGAAAAATATAATCATTAAGAGAAGTATTTAGGTATCAACTATAATCTAAccaatttatgtaatatatatttaatcatgatCGGTCGGTCAGTCGAATTTGTGGTACCTCAGGCTAGTTTCTTTCTATTCCAACCGGTAAATTCATATAATTGTCGGTAATTTAGTGGTATGATCCATAGATTTTCGTTACTTTAGAccaatattttatacttagaTAATTCAATCTATTCGAGTTAAATCTAGGGATGACAACGGGTACTTTACCTAACGGGTAGTGAAGTACTTATCTCCGAACCCGATTTTAATTTTACTATCCGATTCCGATCCCGAAcccgaacccgacgggtatcACTACTCTTATCCCCATCCTCGATTtatcgggtacccgatccccgacgggtaccccattacccaattaaaaaaaacttataaacttataaatattgaataaaaaatacaacttttataaataattttataatagtaatatcgaaatattaaaaatataaataaaaacattacttgTCTATctacatacttatttttgtaaatcttgaatataaattagtgcagagaaaaaatagaatgaaaattaaagattaaatatgaagaataattagagagaaataatattttgttattaaataaaagttaaagttgaaaatttatgtagagaaataatatttagggaatatacaaaaatttaaagttgGAGTGTAGTGTATTTATGACAATGTTTAGATTGAAGTGTGGATAAGATCATATTaaatgttgtttgtaatgatgaaacatttaataaaaagaattaattttaatattaatataatcgggtatcgggtttgggtttcacACACTCCTCATTCTCGACCCTGTACCCGACCGAGTACCTTCTCTTCCTCCACATGCACGATCCGGCCCGAATccgatttaaaatactcgaACCCAACTATCGAGTACCCACGGATATCGGACATACAGATACCCATATCCATTGTCATCCGTAGTTAAATCTCCACTTATACTTTTAAGAGTTTTATGCAACTAATGAAGTGggacaaatatctattgagtTTCTAGTTTATagtttaacatttattttagttttattagtGGTCTATAGTGggattttatatttgttgtagGTGACTCTTAAGttagaataaaatatcattaatttaaatttttttttgattaacATATAGATGTAGGCCTTTGTGGAGGAATTACTCTTCTTTCTTCAAGCATTATTATATCttgtttttattgtaatttaatgTTTGAAATAGAATAGATGTactattatttgataaataataaaagaaaaatatatatagattgtaagatgtttcaattttaaatttttttttagagagtTAGACTAAGATAgctaaaatttagaatttatttcaattcaaaAATTTGTAAagatttaattctaaaaaatattaactatacatttattatttatatacataattaattttaaaaaattaataataaacaaatgacACTACAAAAGTTATCATGAACAAAATCAATtacattagtttatttattcaaatatttttttaatttataaatataaattcattctatttatataaaatcataaaattaaaataatttataaaatttggtttgatttatatatattttttcatcaaatatattaaaatacatgtcaactattattttattagcttttataatgatatatatttgtcATTTCTAAGGGTTTTGCTTCTTTACTATTTATGTTTATAACTACAAACCTAACCTAACCTAACCTAACAAATCGTAACACCACCCCTTCTCACCGACGCCGTCGCCGTCGAGTTACTTGCCAATCGCCACCATCGCCGGACCGGAATCTCCAACACCGTCGCCCTAATCGCCAGGGaagttcagtttcttctctaACTCAATCTTTCCTAATTTTGCAAACAAATTCTTTCATTCATTGCTGAAATGGCAtcagctttgacaagaagaaaaTATCTGAGATGCGTATTTGACGACTCCAAGTTGTCCAAGATTCTCTCTTCTGTTAAACCCTCTCAAAAACCCAGATCTCCAATTCTCTATGCTGGCGCAAATGTCAATATTTCGAATCATCGTCTGTTCTCAACGCAAATCGCCAAATTCCCTGAATACGAAATGCCCTCAGTCACCTGGGGGGTTATCCAGGGTCGAAAAGAGAAATTGGTTTCACGGGTTATAATTTGTGATTACCTGAAGAGCATGGGTATTATTCCAGATGAATTAGAAGACTTGGAGTTACCCTCCACAGTGGAAGTGATGCGCGAACGTGTAGAGTTTCTACAGAAGTTGGGTTTGACAATTGATGATATAAATGAGTACCCTTTAATGCTTGGTTGTAGTTTAAGGAAGAATGTGATTCCTGTATTGGGTTATCTAGAGAAAATTGGTATTCAAAGATCAAGAATTGGTGAGTTTGTCAAACAATATCCTCAAGTTCTTCATATGAGTGTCATTGTTGAGCTTGTTCCTGTAATAAGGTTTCTTAGAGGTCTAGATGTTGAAAAGCAGGATTTGGGTTATGTTCTCATGAAGTACCCTGAGCTTTTAGGGTTTAAGCTTGAGGGAACAATGAGCACTTCTGTTGCGTATTTAGTTAGTATCGGTATTAACCCTAGGGATATTGGGCCAATGGTTACACAATATCCTCACTTCCTTGGAATGAGAGTTGGAACGATGATTAAACCACTAGTTGATTACTTGGTTTCATTAGGTTTACCCAAGAAGATattatcaagaatgtttgagaaGCGACCATATTTACTTGGTTACGATCTTGAAGGAACAGTAAAATTGAATGTGGATTGTTTGTTAAGTTTTGGTATTCGAAGGGAAGCTCTTGCTTCTATGATTGCTCAGTTTCCTCAAATTTTAGGGTTACCATTGAAAGCTAAGTTATCGTCGCAGCAGTACTTGTTTAGTTTAAAGCTCAAGATCGAGCCTGATGGTTTTGCTCGAGTTATCGAGAGGATGCCACAGTTAGTGAGCCTGAACCAGAATGTGATAATGAAACCTGTTGAGTTTCTTCTTGGACGAGGTATATCGAGTGAAGATGTGGCCAAAATGATTGTAAAATGTCCACAAATAGTTACAGCACAATTAGGGCTTATGAAGAATAGTTTTTACTTTTACAAGAGTGAGATGGGTGGAAGGCCATTGGAAGAGCTAGTAGAGTTCCCAGAATACTTTACTTATAGCTTAGAATCGAGAATCAAACCTCGATATCAGCTTTTACAGAAGAAAGGTATAAAATGTTCATTGGCTTGGTTCCTCAACTGTAGTGATCAGAGATTCGAAGAGAGATTGCGTGGAAATTATATCGAGATGGATACTTTTGGCCCTTCATTTTGTATGGGCGGTAAGCTAGAGTTGCCTGGTTCAGAGCAGCAGCATGTATCGGATGAGGAAGACGACGAAAGTGACGATGAAATGATCTATAGACAAACTATTTCACTTTAGATCAAATCAACTCTCTTTGATTGATATGATATGCCTGTTGAAATACTGTACTAGTAATGTTCTCTTCTTGtgattttgtcatatatattctctaaacTAAGAATTGAACTATATTATCATCTTGGTTCTATGTTATTTTCAATCCTTAGCAAATGGAAGCTTGAAGAAGTTTGGACAggtagatttatttttttctgttAGAAGCTTCAACAGTGTTTATGTTCTATATTAGCTCCTAAAAAATTCTTTACCTATGGCTTGTTTTATCtggttttattttgaaataaactgttttttttcttacaatTGTAATGATTCAAATTGGTTTGTGGTGCTTCGATTTAGGCATAGCAAAATTTCGAGTTTGGTTGAACCAAATTGGTCCGATAAATTTGGTTCCTACCTGATTGGGGTGACCTGTTACCTGACCCTATTGTGATATCTAAAGATTAcattaaaaaagtattaatttttctattgataacacaattaaaatttagattttatttaaaattgtaaaaacataattaaaaaaatattaattaaatataaaaataagtttaaaataataataaacaaatataactaaaaagaagttatagttacaaaattaattaaataagttcatttatttaaataagtagtTTTTTGTAATTTGTAAATAGAAATTCGTCTTGAGTTAGTGTTATTTTTGTACGTTGGATCGAAGGATGTTAAACTTGAGGCATGTCACATTTGTAAGCAATATATTCCTCTATGAAATGATAGATCGTGATGAAACCAAATGGTGCATCTTGGGAGTACCCCATGACGTGTTCTTGTGAGGCCAGTGtatgtattatttgaaaatgatataCACTATTGTTTTGTTCCAaacttgtttgttttaatatcaATTGTGTAATGCCTAAAAAGTGAATTTAGCAGACGAAATGATCTCTATCTTAGCTTACTATTGTTAAtgcttaatattttttaaaacattctaGACATTTACGTTTTAAGGAAATACTTCAAATGtgtaaaataatgaatatgaaGCTATTTGTTTGGCTTGAGTGGAACCATTAATTAGTTGTGACTCCATATTTCTGTGGAGAACCTGTGAAAATAATTGCCTTATTGAATACCAATTAACAGTTTTCTCTAATTCGTTTGATCAACATATgcttaaacttattaaatacattatattaatattgattttattatatgcAGTTGtccttaaattaatataaatatgattgaatatcaaattaacttttgtttttgtttgattttatctcttatttgttttgtgcttagatatatatgacattgtttattgtatttaaatttaaacagaATCTTACGAGGACTTGTGATTAAATCGTGtagatttgtataaaaaaatgagtCAATTGCTTTACACATACATTTTTACTTTGAATAGTTTTCATGTGAGACCATTGTAATTACAAATGAGACTAATATGACTGCTTTTACTTTTAACTTTAACTTAAACTTAAACTTAAACTTAAGACGTTGtaagtaaaaattatttagtcACCGACTCTGACACTTTGAATCAATCTTAATAGAACCAAGCCCCATAGCATTTCCATTTTGAGATATCCTTATATAATCACAAATGGGACACATTATGTTCATGGCCATAGTGAAATATAGTTTCTAATAATGTATAAACTTAATAGGTAGGATTCCTATATGCAAACACATTctcataaatgttttttaaaccATATCCCATGAATGAACTTACTTAGATTAGTACCTTCAAATGAACCCCTTGTTCACTCTTTTTTACAAGACCGAATATTGACATCAACAAAGGTAACACGAAGCAGTGGAGACTCATAACTCATTAGTAGAGTGTAAAAACTTATATTCTCGAGTTCGAGTATTCCCACCTTATCACACAATTTGAGACAAATACAAGAAAGTTCCATTCTTTCTCAACATGACAATTCAAAATGATAAAGGGGATGTTATGATTCATTTGatgattaaatt is part of the Impatiens glandulifera chromosome 1, dImpGla2.1, whole genome shotgun sequence genome and encodes:
- the LOC124921916 gene encoding transcription termination factor MTERF4, chloroplastic; this encodes MASALTRRKYLRCVFDDSKLSKILSSVKPSQKPRSPILYAGANVNISNHRLFSTQIAKFPEYEMPSVTWGVIQGRKEKLVSRVIICDYLKSMGIIPDELEDLELPSTVEVMRERVEFLQKLGLTIDDINEYPLMLGCSLRKNVIPVLGYLEKIGIQRSRIGEFVKQYPQVLHMSVIVELVPVIRFLRGLDVEKQDLGYVLMKYPELLGFKLEGTMSTSVAYLVSIGINPRDIGPMVTQYPHFLGMRVGTMIKPLVDYLVSLGLPKKILSRMFEKRPYLLGYDLEGTVKLNVDCLLSFGIRREALASMIAQFPQILGLPLKAKLSSQQYLFSLKLKIEPDGFARVIERMPQLVSLNQNVIMKPVEFLLGRGISSEDVAKMIVKCPQIVTAQLGLMKNSFYFYKSEMGGRPLEELVEFPEYFTYSLESRIKPRYQLLQKKGIKCSLAWFLNCSDQRFEERLRGNYIEMDTFGPSFCMGGKLELPGSEQQHVSDEEDDESDDEMIYRQTISL